The Danio aesculapii chromosome 22, fDanAes4.1, whole genome shotgun sequence genomic sequence GAGACTTGCAGATCTTgtatatgttttgtattttcttcCCTTTCACAACAACAACTGTAGACAGTAAACCATGGGGAGCTACAAATCCTTTAAAAGATTTCCTTTAAAGAAGAGACTTATTTAgacataatattacatttaagttACAATTCAAGAAAAAATTTGGCATATTGGTGAAATATACTCAATCTATTTACTCCACATTAGAGAAAAGTATTCTGTCTGTGTTCTTAATGAAATTGACATAAATAGTTTGCACTGTATTAATGCATTCTTCAACTGTAGGTGACTAACTTTAACCATTTTTTGTAATTACTTTTTTACTAGCTGCCAGAAgaataaataactttaataatccatccatctaaatttatatttcctaaatataAAGATTCACAAGTGAAGGTGAACTCTACCTCAAAATAGGCAtctaaatgtgttttaatctcTTTCCTGTATGGGGTTAATTTCTGACGATGCCAAAAAACATGATAGTGATTAGCTACTTTCCCCCCACACATTCTCCAGCAGCTAGTACCCTTTCCTGTATGTATTTTCTGTGATGGTGTGATGAAAGACTTTCTCTCCACATGGCTGAGCTGATATATTTCCATTGAGTTGTACAAATATTCCCTCAATCCTCATCTGAGATATTCAGATTACCTTTCATTTTCTGTTTATCTCTAACATACAGTGTATTGTCTGGTACAGAGTCGCGAAATCCCTTTTATAATTTTGAAATGATCATATTAAATGACTgataaaaacacttattattcCTGTCTCTGCAACTTTCAGTATTTCTGGTTTAATATTACATGCAATGTCCTACTTGAAGATatctataaaagtcactttgattTAACCCATATTTTTCCTTTAGAAATGTAAACGTTTAGTTTGTACCCTTGTCAAAAAAAAGTGTCGTAGTTGGAGATTCCTAGCTTGGTCCATATTCGAAATCTATCGTCTGTTTGGTTGGGGATGAAATCAGTATCGAAGGCACACCATCTTAATATTCTTGATGCATCTTGCAAACCAAATATTTTCTTTGTTTACTGCCAGATTTTAAATAGTGGATTAATCCATGGGTTTGCTTCTTTATTGATTAAAATTTTTAGTTTAATATCTGCAATTAGAGTCGATAATGGGGATTCCCCCATCATCGCATTTCAGTGCATTTTGCTGAATAAGGAGGACTACGTAACACCAGTAGACTAAAGGCCTTAATTGAGCCTCGTAATAATAATGTTGCAGGCATGGGAGAATTAACCCGccattttctttgtttaattgcagTGTTTTAAATCTTACTCTGGTTTCTCTCTCTTGCCATAAAAATCTAGATATTAATTTTATTCCATTTGCTAAATTGATGATTTGATATTTCTACTGAAAGTGTTTGAAATAGGTACAATAATTGACCTTTGGTTTATTGAAAGGCgctttaaatcaaattaattattattattattaatattaatgtaggTTTTCGGGGAGGGGGAATATTCATGACTGGGCTCAGTTCAAGGTAAaggtgcctagtgtgagtacagcCTTAAGTGTATCATATCTATGAAGGGGTCAAGGTGCACATTTTATTTGACCAATTATACATTTCAGCCACAATCAGACAAATTCTCTATAAACAAGCACAGAGCAGcatgtgctgttaaaaactagcctcttaaaatgtaatgtatttaattcatttcagatgtgatggtgaaggaggagagtgaagaactgagtgaagatgaggagaaacatcatgtcaaaactgaaactgaaactcGAACAAAGACTGAAgatagtttattattaaaaacaacaacagctgaaaatggtttcacctgcactcagtgtggaaagggtTTAAGCTGCAAATACACTCTCAGccttcacatgaggatccacactggagagaaaccacacaaatgtgatcagtgCAACAAAACGTTTCTGAGGCCTTCAGAGCTGACCAAGCATCTCcgagttcatacaaaggagaggccttattcatgctctgagtgtggaaagagttttacacaGCAGTCAGGTCTGAAACTACAcgagaagatccacactggtgtcaAAGAGTTTGTGTGCTTTGCATGTAAGAAGACTTTTATTAGAGCTCCAGAATTGAAAcagcaccagaggattcacaccggagagaaaccgtacgtgtgttcacactgcaacaagaGATTCAGTCGGATACAACCACTGAAAGCGCAtcagatgattcacactggagagaaaccgtacacgtgTATTCACTGTGGGAAGAGCTTCAGACACTCAACATCCCTTAATCGACACatgctgatccacactggagagaaaacacaccaatgtgatcaatgcagcaagacatttttaagacctttAGATCTGAAGAtccatcttagagttcatacaaaggagaagaACTATTTGTGTaccttgtgtggaaagagttttaccaCGCAGTCAACTTTAAGACTACATCAGAAGATCCACGCTGGTCTGAGAGAATTTGCCTGCTTTGACTgtaagaagacttttattacgTCAGGAGACTTGAAACAACACCAGAGGATTCATACTGGAGAGAGACCTTTCGTGTGTTCACACTGCGGCAAAACGTTCAGATATTCAGGACACCTGAAAGCACATGAgcggattcacactggagagaaaccgtactcTTGTACTCGGTGTTGGAAAGGTTTCACGCGATCaacacaccttaataaacacatgaagattcACAGCTAATCACATTCTGTAGGGCTGTaactggttgttagggtgtggctagaacgTTATAAGGTCATCATTGATTTtgacgatctaggcacaaagtctaaagcacaggaTGCAAAAGTATTAAGGGCGTGCcctaatccacttttgctattttaaggatggaaaaatacgctttgcgcccctgcgcatggtctaacagggttgagcttattctcttaatgagttctgggtgtgttttaagcataacgtgcattaaaccaatcagagtatcatctcccattctctttaagagtcagttatgtcatgccatggtgcattttctatttacatggcgaatGAACACTTCACtatcgagaaaacagttaaacagagcatctgcagcacgaggataaagaacgagcctcctccattcagcctctttactttcactttacttttactttattcCTATACTatggagtaaggaaatggtggaaactcactctacTTAACACATCCATTAGCTGAcatattttagtttcaaaacTGATTCTAAATTCatttctaatctccagcaaaggaataaatgaacaataataacgaagtgtggtcagaaaactgagttatatccaaacacgcatcctgtttttatgccccatatggtgatgcagatgtctcctaaaccccacaggtggacaaatcataacttgtttttgttaaaacaaatataaatatgcatataataaacactactactaatactaacgatatacaaatgcaaactgtcatgaatgAACTACAACAGAGCCGGGTTccaaagccccctgagatgaagaaggcatggaagtagtggttattatatttatgtagaaacattttaatcctttaattgttttcacatgtaaagatatttgtggattgctgtgtgtattaagcaatgtgtaccgGTGTTTTGGACCCACATAGATGCATAACTAACGCAAtctttaaattacaaaaacttTGAGCCATTGATTTTAGAGCAGCTTTCAATGGcgctgtctatttcagttgcctcaagatagcaacgcaccaacaatgcacttTAACGCACCTTTTTTCCCCCACAACAGCACACCCGTGAGtccacaaatagatttgctatttaaacaatgtggcacaaaatgtgaaaatttgtgctgcgctggtctgaaaatgacaaaataaaaccaaaaacacGCAGCCGAttcaccaggtgtatgataggacccactGAGCCAAAGCCCACCATAATGTTTTTATCCTGCTTCAATATCTCAGGCGCTCTTCTCATAATGTCCAGTTGGTGGCGCTTGAGATTTTGGTGGCTCGTTGATTTTTCTAGCTGAGACAATTTGCTCACTATGATTTGCAAACCATGGCAGTAACATATTActgtgcagctctgcacagtttagttccaaccctgattaaacacacccgatcaaattaattgagtccttcaggcttgtttcaAATCTACAGGTAAGCATGTTGGagttgggttggaactaaaccctccaggaactgagtttgacactcctGCTTTAACCAATCTAAAGTGTTTATGAATATTGTGTAAGCTTCCTTTTCATCGTAAGATATTGTTTGGGGGAGGGGGATAGCATGAGAGATGTGATGtctcatttttaatgttttgttatttctttattttttgtcttgAGTGGAAGAGTATGGCAGTTCAGTTCGATATCTCTTTTTgaaaactattattaaataaaaaatgtggtcACCAATAATATTAACCTCTACTTTGTTTTTAGTCATTAGTTGGTGCGTTTGTCCCGCCCCTCCAGCATTACCAAGTCACACCTGTGTGGATTATGTTCACACGTATTCTCTTTTCAAGTCGATCAACTCAATCTCTTAACATGTATTCGGATGTAAAAACCTGCCACCTTAATGCACCAATCTCAGTTTGAACTTGAACAGAGGTGAGCAGCTATAATAGTAAAAAGTGAAAGTATCTACCCCTGTTACAGTGGTACTGGACCTTGTTGAATCACAGATAGGGGGAAAAAGAAAAGTAgaacaaatatatttgtttatagtagacacacatctgatgcttgtatttgcagcagctccaaaCCCGCAACTATATGTATTGGGTtgaattaggctgtccagtctctgtgttcagtcctgagggaacggaaccaacccaaCCCCGTGATTTCAGACACAGCGATCGTAAAACTTTacttcaaaatggtttcatttatcaagtttttcctatatattttcattaaagtagaaaccaatttacaaaatagcgtaaacttgactgactgcttcacttccactttaagtACCATATAAAACTGTGGTCACACCAGCTgctgaatagggtatatgccgaagtatgctaaaggacttttaatttgggttaagcgcttccggtgaactgtatgccattgcaaaattggtgcgtttaaggtctgttttcttttaaaatctccactggctgagtgatatccaatataaagtgggtttcagattgtacaagaatcactgcattaaattacatttttctcaccatgtctttaaaatatgaacatttattttactgcagtatatTCAATGCAGCTGCTGCGCTAGCTTGCCGATTCTGACAGGTGTGTGCGAGTAATCAGCTtctcatctcgttttacgcttgatcaactaaatgaatgccaaagtttatttaactgattgtattttaattacattacaacatcgatgctgtaaaaggaaccgtataaaatg encodes the following:
- the LOC130215622 gene encoding gastrula zinc finger protein XlCGF17.1, producing MVKEESEELSEDEEKHHVKTETETRTKTEDSLLLKTTTAENGFTCTQCGKGLSCKYTLSLHMRIHTGEKPHKCDQCNKTFLRPSELTKHLRVHTKERPYSCSECGKSFTQQSGLKLHEKIHTGVKEFVCFACKKTFIRAPELKQHQRIHTGEKPYVCSHCNKRFSRIQPLKAHQMIHTGEKPYTCIHCGKSFRHSTSLNRHMLIHTGEKTHQCDQCSKTFLRPLDLKIHLRVHTKEKNYLCTLCGKSFTTQSTLRLHQKIHAGLREFACFDCKKTFITSGDLKQHQRIHTGERPFVCSHCGKTFRYSGHLKAHERIHTGEKPYSCTRCWKGFTRSTHLNKHMKIHS